The window GCCCCCTCACCAGCGCCCGGGCCCAGCGGTCTGCCTCCAGGATCTCCTCCAGGGAGGGATCCGGGACGGGATCGTGTAGGTCCAGGGCCAGCCGTACCGCCTTCGGGATCTCCACGAACGCCATCTCCCGCCTTAGGAACCGCTCCACCGCCACCTCGTTCGCCGCATTCAGCACCGCAGGGGCCGTTCCCCCTCGTCCCAGGGCCTCGTACGCGTAGCCGAGGCACGGAAACCGTCGGGGGTCCGGCGGCTCAAAGGTGAGCGCCTGAGGACGGCTCCAGTCCATTCGAGCATACGACACGCCCACCCGATCGGGGTAGGTGAAGGCGTACTGGATGAAAAGCCGCATATCCGGGGGACTGAGGTGGACGAGGGTGGTCCCGTCCACGAGTTCCACCATGCCGTGCACCACGCTCTGGGGATGGATCACCACCTGGATCCGGTCTGGGGGGAGGTCGAACAGCCACCGGGCCTCGATGACCTCCAAGCCCTTGTTCATGAGGGTGGCGCTGTCCACGGTGACCTTCGGTCCCATCCGCCAGGTGGGGTGCTGCAGGGCTTCCTCCGGGGTGACGGTACGGAGGGAGGAGAGGGGCCGCCGCAGGAAGGGGCCTCCGGAAGCGGTGAGCACCACCCTGGCCACGGTGCCGGGGTCCCGCCCTTCCAGGACCTGGAAGATGGCGCTGTGCTCCCCGTCCACGGGAATCAGGCGAACCCCCCGGGCCGCCACCGCCCGACGGATCAGGTGACCCGCGGCCACCAGGGTCTCCTTGTTGGCAAGCGCCACGTCGTGCCCGGCCTCGATGGCGCTCAGGGTCGGACGCAGACCCGCGATGCCGCTGAGGGCCACGAGCACGAGATCCGCCTCCGGCCACCCGGCGAGCCACTCCATGGCCCCCTCCCCCACCTGGAAAGCACCCCGGAACTCCGGCACGTAGGCCCTGAAGGCCTGCGCGGCCCCGGGATCGCTGAGGGCCACCGCCTCCGGTTGGAAACGCCGCACCTGCTCCCCGAGGGTCTCCGCGTCCCGCCGGGCTCCCAGCCCCGTGATCCGCACCCGGTCCGGGATGGCCTCCGCCACCTCGAGGGCCTGGCGGCCGATGGAACCGGTGGAACCCAGGATCACCACGCGCTTCGGGTTCACAGGGCCCCCGTCCAGGTGGCGAAGACGTAGTAGCCCACCACGGCCGCGAAAAGCACGCCGTCAAACCGATCCAAGAACCCCCCGTGCCCGGGGAGGATGGTACCGGAGTCCTTCACCCGGGCCTCACGTTTCAGGGCGGATTCCCACAGGTCTCCCGCCACGGCCGCGGTGCTGCAGAGGGCTCCGGCCACCGCGGCCATGCCGGGCGGGATCCCGAACCCCATCCCCACGGCGAGGGCCCCCAACACCCCGCACACCACGCCCGCGGTGGCTCCCTCCACGGTTTTGTTCGGACTCACCTGGGGGAGGAGCTTACGCCGGCCCAGCCATCGGCCCACGAAATAGGCGGCCGCGTCCGTGGCCCACACGGTTCCGAACACGAGGAAGGTGAACGCCATCCCCTGCCGGAGCTGCCGGAGCAGCAGCAGGTGGGTGGCGAAATAGCCCACGTACAGGACCCCCAGGATGGTGCCCGCGGCGTTGGCCAAAGCCCGTCCGCGGTTCGGACTGAGCTGGGTGGAGAGGACGTACAGCACCACCGCCGCGAGGACCGCGAGTACCCCCCGTCGCTCCCCCAGGTACGCGAGGACCGCCAGGGCAACCCCCGCCACCACCCCCACCGCCCGGCTCGGCGCGTACCCCGCGAGGTCCACGAGGGTGTAGAACTCCCAGAGCCCCAACACGATGAGCGCCGCCACCAGGACCAGCAGGACCTCCCCCCCCAGCCATACCCCCACCACGATGATGGGGATGCCGGTCAGCGCGGTAAGGAGTCGTCGGCCTAGCATCCCGAACCGGGCGCGCCATCGAACTCCGCGGGATCGAGGCCACCGTACCGACGCACCCGCCGCTGGTAGTCCCGGATGGCCGCCACGAGGGTCTCCCGATCGAATTCCGGCCACAAGACGGGCGTGAAGTACAGCTCCGTGTATGCACACTGCCAGATGAGGAAGTTGCTCAACCGTCGCTCTCCCGCGGTCCGGATGATGAGGTCGGGATCCGGGAGGGGGTGGGTCTGGAGGTGCCGGGCCACCACCGCCTCGTCCACCTCCTCGGGCCGGAGCCGGCCCGAGGCGATGGCCACCGCGATCTTCCGGACCGCCCCCGTGATCTCCGCCCGCCCTCCGTAGTTCAACGCTCCCACCAGCACGAGGGCGTCGTTGTGTCGGGTGGCCTCCTCCGCATACTGGATGGCCTCCTGGAGGCTCGGGGGAAACCGGGTGCGATCGCCGATGATGCGAACCTGAACTCCCTGCGCAGCGAGTTCCGGGGTCTCCTCCCGCAGGACCTGCTCGTAAAGGGCGCACAGGGCTTCGATCTCCTCCCGGGGACGCCGCCAGTTCTCCGTGCTGAAGGCGTACAGGGTCAGAATCCGAAGTCCCAGCTCCCGCGCCGCACGGACCGTGCGACGGATGGCCTCCCGGCCCGCCCGGTGTCCCTCGATCCGGTGGAGCCCCCGGGCCTTGGCCCACCGGCCGTTTCCGTCCATGATGATGGCCACATGGTGGGGGATGCGGCGGGGATCCAGTCCCAGACTCCGGAGGACGGATCCACGATCCGGGAGAGAGGTCGGGTCAGCGCGAGACGCGGTGGCCACCTCAGCGGCCTTCGGGTGCCGGAGGAAGCCGCTCATACCACTCCCAGCTCACCACGAGCTCCACCACACCCTCCCGGAGGCGCTGGCGGATCACCCGCTGGCATCCCACTCCCCGTCCCGCCCGGGGCGGAGCGGTCTGCTTGACCTCCACCCTCCATCCCTCGGCCTCCAGCTCAGCCCGGGCCTGGTCCAGGGGATATCCCAGCACGTCCCGCACCCTAGACCTCCAGGATCTCCGCCTCCTTGCGTTGGAGGAGGGCGTCAATCTCCTCGATGAACCGGTCCGTGAGTCTCTGGAGCTCTTCTTGGGCACGCCGGGCTTCGTCCTCCGAGATCTCCCCCTCGTCCTCCAGCTCCTCGATGGTCTCCCTGGCCTCCCGACGGATGTTCCGGATGGCCACACGCCCCTCCTCTGCCAGCTTTCGGGCCAGCCTCACGAGATCCTGTCGTCGCTCCTCCGTGAGGGGCGGGATCGGCACCCGCAGGACGTTTCCGTCCGAGGTGGGATGGAGGCCGAGGTCGCTCTGCATGAGGGCCTTCTCGATGTTCCGCAGGGCGGACCGGTCCCAGGGCTGGATGACGAGCAACCGCGGTTCCGGAGCGGTGATGGTGGCCAGCTGGTTGAGGGGGACGGGGGTGCCGTAGTACTCTACCCGAATGTGCTCCACCAGCCCCGGATGCGCCCGGCCCGTGCGCAGCCCTGCCAGCTCCCGGCGAGTGGCTTCCACCGACTTCTGCATCCGCTGGCGGGCATCCGCCAGAACCTCCTGGATCACGGCACCCCTCCGATCAGGGTCCCCACGTGCTCCCCCCGCACGATGCGCTCCACGTTGCCCGGCTCCGTCAGCCGGAACACCCAGATGTCCATGTTGTTGTCCATACACAAGGATACCGCGGTGGCGTCCACCACCTGCTGGATCCCCCGGTTGAGGAACTCCAGGTAGGTCAGCCGATCCAGCAGCACCGCATCGGGGTAGAGCGCCGGGTCCTTGTCGTAGACCCCGGCCACCCCCTTCTTCGCCATGAGCACGGCCCCCGCCTCGATCTCGATGGCCCGCAGGGCCGCGGCGGTGTCCGTGGTGAAGTAAGGGTTCCCCGTGCCCGCGGCGAACAGCACCACCCGCCCCTTTTCGAGGTGCCGGATGGCCCGGCGCCGGATGTAGGGTTCCGCGATCTCGTGCATGGCGATGGCGCTCTGCACCCGGGTGGCGAGCCCCTCGCCCTCCAGGATCTCCTGGAGGGCGAGGGCATTGATGACCGTGGCCAGCATCCCCATGTAGTCCGCGGTGACCTTCTCGATGCCCAGCCGACGGCTCAGGTCCCCGCCCCGGACGATGTTCCCACCCCCCACCACCAGGGCCACCTGGACGCCCAGCTCGTGAACGGCCTTCACCTCCCGCGCCACCAGCTCCAGGACCCGGGGATCCAGGATCTCCCGGCCGTTCCCGCTCAGCTCCTCCCCGCTCAGCTTGAGGACGATGCGCCGGTAGCGCAGGTCCGCCATGGCAGGCCCGTTCCTACGAGGCCTCCCCCACCCGGAACCGGCAGAAGCGCCGGACCACGATGTTCTCCCCTGTCCTCGCCACCACCTCCGCGATCACGTCCGAGACCTTCCGCTTCTCATCCCGGATGAAGGGCTGCTCCAGCAACACCACGCCCTCAATCCACTTCTCCACCTTCCCTTCCACCGCCCGTTCCAGGGCCTGAGGGGGCTTTCCCGCCATGGTCTCCTGGAGCTGGCTCCGGGCGATCTCGCGTTCCCGCTCCAGCTCCTCGGGAGGGATCTGGTCCCGGGAGATGTACTTCGGGTCCGTGGCCGCCACCTGCATGGCCAGGTCCCGGACCAAACGCCGGAATTCCTCCGTGCGGGCCACGAAGTCCGTCTCGCAGTTCACCTCGATGAGCACCCCCAGCACGCCGTTCCCGTGGATGTAAGCGTCCACCACGCCTTGGGCCGCCGAGCGGCCCGACCGCTTCGCGGCGGCCGCGAGCCCCCGGGACCGCAGGATCTCGATGGCCCGCTCCAGGTCCCCCTGCGCCTCCACCAGGGCCTGACGGCAGTCCAGCACACCGGCACCCGTACGGGCCCGGAGTTCCCGGATGGCCTCCATGGAGACTTCCTGGTTCCTCCCGCTCACAGATCCTCATCCTCCTCGAGGTCAAAGGCTTCCTCCATCTCCGACTCCAGATCGAAGGTCTCCATCTCCTCCAAGGACTCGGCCGCCACGGGCTCCTCCGCGGGCACGGGCACCGCGGGCGGCACCGCCACCGCCTCCTCTCCCAGCAGCTTCCGCCGTTCCTCCACGCCCTCCAGGCAGGCGTCCGCCATCTTGCTGGTCACCAGCCGCACGGCTCGGATGGCATCGTCGTTTCCGGGAATCGGGTAATCCACCTCGTCCGGATCCGCGTTGGTGTCCACGATGGCCACGATGGGAATGCGCAGCTTCCGCGCCTCCGCCACCGCGATGTGCTCCTTCCGGGTGTCCACCACATACACCGCACCCGGCAGCTTGGGCATGTTCTTGATCCCGCCCAGGTACTTCTCCAGGCGTTCCAGCTCCTCCAGGAGCCGCACCTGCTCCTTTTTGGGCAGGAGCTCGAGCTCTCCCAAGTGCCTTCGCATCTCCAGCTCCCGCAGGCGATCCACCCGGCGGCGAATGGTCTGGAAGTTGGTCAACAACCCCCCCAGCCACCGCTGGTTCACATAGGGCTGACCCGCCCGCGTGGCCTCCTCCCGGATGGCATCCTGGGCCTGCTTCTTCGTGCCCACGAACAGCACCTGATCCCCGGCCGCGGTGACGCTGCGCACGAACCGGTAGGCCTCTTCCAAAAGCGGCAGGGTCTTCTGAAGGTCGATGATGTGGATCCCGTTGCGCTCCGTGAAGATGAAGCGGGCCATCTTGGGGTTCCACCGGCGGGTCTGGTGCCCGAAGTGGACCCCGGCCTCCAAGAGCTGCTTCATGGTAACGACCGACATCCTCTCTCCCTGCCTCCTCCGCCCGCACGTGCGCGGGGTTCTCGAGTCCCTGGGCTCTCGCCGAAGACACAACAGGCCCTGGGCGGGCCCACGCGCCCGCGGTAGTATACCAGACCCATTTCCGGTCCGGAAGCGTGGGCCCCGGGGGACCATCCCCCGGATCCGGATCTTCAGCGGCCGGACCGGCCGTGCTCCAGCGCCTCCCGCAGGAAGGGATTGAGGATCTTGATGTAGGTTCCCTTCATCCCCAGGGAGCGGGATTGGATGACGCGGGCGCTCTCCAGCTTGCGCAGGGCGTTCACGATCACGGACCGGGTGATGCCCGCCCGGTCCGCCACCCGGCTTGCGACCACGATGCCCTCGGCATCCCCCAGCTCCTGGAGGATGTGGCGGATGGCCTCCAGCTCCGAGTACGAGAGGGCTCCAAGGGCCGTCCGGACCTGCTCTGCGGCCTGGGGTTCGAGAAGGGCACGGCTTTCCACCACCAGCACGTGGAGGGCCAGTACCGCCGCCCCGTACCCCACGAGCCCCTCCTCCTCCGGCCGGAAGGCCTCTTTTCGAAGCAGCAGGAGGGTCCCGACCCGACGGCCGGAGGCCTGC is drawn from Armatimonadota bacterium and contains these coding sequences:
- a CDS encoding 1-deoxy-D-xylulose-5-phosphate reductoisomerase — its product is MNPKRVVILGSTGSIGRQALEVAEAIPDRVRITGLGARRDAETLGEQVRRFQPEAVALSDPGAAQAFRAYVPEFRGAFQVGEGAMEWLAGWPEADLVLVALSGIAGLRPTLSAIEAGHDVALANKETLVAAGHLIRRAVAARGVRLIPVDGEHSAIFQVLEGRDPGTVARVVLTASGGPFLRRPLSSLRTVTPEEALQHPTWRMGPKVTVDSATLMNKGLEVIEARWLFDLPPDRIQVVIHPQSVVHGMVELVDGTTLVHLSPPDMRLFIQYAFTYPDRVGVSYARMDWSRPQALTFEPPDPRRFPCLGYAYEALGRGGTAPAVLNAANEVAVERFLRREMAFVEIPKAVRLALDLHDPVPDPSLEEILEADRWARALVRGL
- a CDS encoding phosphatidate cytidylyltransferase, coding for MLGRRLLTALTGIPIIVVGVWLGGEVLLVLVAALIVLGLWEFYTLVDLAGYAPSRAVGVVAGVALAVLAYLGERRGVLAVLAAVVLYVLSTQLSPNRGRALANAAGTILGVLYVGYFATHLLLLRQLRQGMAFTFLVFGTVWATDAAAYFVGRWLGRRKLLPQVSPNKTVEGATAGVVCGVLGALAVGMGFGIPPGMAAVAGALCSTAAVAGDLWESALKREARVKDSGTILPGHGGFLDRFDGVLFAAVVGYYVFATWTGAL
- a CDS encoding isoprenyl transferase, whose protein sequence is MATASRADPTSLPDRGSVLRSLGLDPRRIPHHVAIIMDGNGRWAKARGLHRIEGHRAGREAIRRTVRAARELGLRILTLYAFSTENWRRPREEIEALCALYEQVLREETPELAAQGVQVRIIGDRTRFPPSLQEAIQYAEEATRHNDALVLVGALNYGGRAEITGAVRKIAVAIASGRLRPEEVDEAVVARHLQTHPLPDPDLIIRTAGERRLSNFLIWQCAYTELYFTPVLWPEFDRETLVAAIRDYQRRVRRYGGLDPAEFDGAPGSGC
- a CDS encoding PASTA domain-containing protein; the protein is MRDVLGYPLDQARAELEAEGWRVEVKQTAPPRAGRGVGCQRVIRQRLREGVVELVVSWEWYERLPPAPEGR
- the frr gene encoding ribosome recycling factor; translation: MIQEVLADARQRMQKSVEATRRELAGLRTGRAHPGLVEHIRVEYYGTPVPLNQLATITAPEPRLLVIQPWDRSALRNIEKALMQSDLGLHPTSDGNVLRVPIPPLTEERRQDLVRLARKLAEEGRVAIRNIRREARETIEELEDEGEISEDEARRAQEELQRLTDRFIEEIDALLQRKEAEILEV
- the pyrH gene encoding UMP kinase gives rise to the protein MADLRYRRIVLKLSGEELSGNGREILDPRVLELVAREVKAVHELGVQVALVVGGGNIVRGGDLSRRLGIEKVTADYMGMLATVINALALQEILEGEGLATRVQSAIAMHEIAEPYIRRRAIRHLEKGRVVLFAAGTGNPYFTTDTAAALRAIEIEAGAVLMAKKGVAGVYDKDPALYPDAVLLDRLTYLEFLNRGIQQVVDATAVSLCMDNNMDIWVFRLTEPGNVERIVRGEHVGTLIGGVP
- the tsf gene encoding translation elongation factor Ts; the protein is MEAIRELRARTGAGVLDCRQALVEAQGDLERAIEILRSRGLAAAAKRSGRSAAQGVVDAYIHGNGVLGVLIEVNCETDFVARTEEFRRLVRDLAMQVAATDPKYISRDQIPPEELEREREIARSQLQETMAGKPPQALERAVEGKVEKWIEGVVLLEQPFIRDEKRKVSDVIAEVVARTGENIVVRRFCRFRVGEAS
- the rpsB gene encoding 30S ribosomal protein S2 — protein: MSVVTMKQLLEAGVHFGHQTRRWNPKMARFIFTERNGIHIIDLQKTLPLLEEAYRFVRSVTAAGDQVLFVGTKKQAQDAIREEATRAGQPYVNQRWLGGLLTNFQTIRRRVDRLRELEMRRHLGELELLPKKEQVRLLEELERLEKYLGGIKNMPKLPGAVYVVDTRKEHIAVAEARKLRIPIVAIVDTNADPDEVDYPIPGNDDAIRAVRLVTSKMADACLEGVEERRKLLGEEAVAVPPAVPVPAEEPVAAESLEEMETFDLESEMEEAFDLEEDEDL
- a CDS encoding GTP-sensing pleiotropic transcriptional regulator CodY, coding for MKDVLLESARRIAQAIGREVGRASAREVLTILGEATRSAGVLLDAEGKVFATCGVLPRPLEEGAGLPPAAMQALEELTEPAVNLRSGPLLEALDGGENALLAFPLQASGRRVGTLLLLRKEAFRPEEEGLVGYGAAVLALHVLVVESRALLEPQAAEQVRTALGALSYSELEAIRHILQELGDAEGIVVASRVADRAGITRSVIVNALRKLESARVIQSRSLGMKGTYIKILNPFLREALEHGRSGR